One window of the Candidatus Chryseobacterium colombiense genome contains the following:
- a CDS encoding MerR family transcriptional regulator, translating into MKINLPDKLYYSIGEVAKAFDVNTSLIRYWEQEFPIIKPKKNKKGNRYFTPEDISNLQMIYHLVKEKGYTLDGARVALTTNSKISETVTLIDRLEFVKAELLKLKDSLAERDSEGV; encoded by the coding sequence ATGAAGATAAATTTACCCGATAAGCTGTATTATTCAATAGGAGAAGTTGCAAAAGCGTTTGATGTAAACACTTCATTAATACGATATTGGGAACAGGAATTTCCTATTATAAAACCTAAAAAGAACAAAAAAGGGAACCGATACTTCACTCCGGAAGACATCAGCAACTTACAGATGATTTATCATTTGGTGAAAGAAAAAGGCTATACATTAGACGGAGCCCGTGTTGCATTAACAACCAACAGCAAAATTTCTGAAACTGTTACTTTAATTGACCGTCTGGAATTCGTAAAAGCAGAACTTTTAAAACTTAAAGATTCATTAGCAGAAAGAGATTCTGAAGGCGTTTGA
- a CDS encoding helix-turn-helix transcriptional regulator, with product MDSISVLHIDLFQSGKSASDFYFSTLQNHLIVGHRHLEKAHRHDFYATILFTKGTGIHEIDFQRYEVSAGSLFFMSPGQIHSWELSEDIEGYLFFCLQDFYEMHYVNQKLRSFPFFGSVNFPRKLQLDEAELKENFNLFLELEREYHSQDAMKNGYILSLMSQIFIKSIRQFSRDFNDLSSSVSISYVKHYQDFENWVEQYFTKEKSIAFYASLMNISSKHLNRIVQTVVQKTATDVITERTILEAKRMLMYLDEGLVEIAFRLGYEEYSYFVRVFRKTSGMTPTQFIKKYKV from the coding sequence TTGGATTCTATTTCAGTCCTCCATATCGATCTCTTTCAATCGGGGAAAAGTGCCTCTGATTTTTATTTCAGCACATTGCAAAATCATCTCATTGTTGGGCATCGCCATCTTGAAAAAGCACACCGTCATGATTTTTATGCGACTATTTTATTTACAAAAGGAACCGGAATTCATGAGATTGATTTTCAGAGATATGAGGTTTCTGCAGGAAGCCTGTTTTTTATGTCTCCCGGACAAATCCACAGCTGGGAGCTTTCAGAAGATATTGAAGGTTATCTTTTCTTCTGTTTACAGGATTTTTATGAGATGCATTACGTAAATCAGAAACTGAGGAGTTTCCCGTTTTTCGGATCGGTTAATTTTCCCAGGAAATTACAGCTTGATGAAGCTGAACTAAAAGAAAATTTCAATTTGTTTCTAGAGTTGGAAAGAGAATATCACAGTCAGGATGCGATGAAAAACGGATACATACTGTCCCTAATGTCGCAGATTTTTATAAAATCAATAAGGCAGTTTTCCAGAGATTTTAATGATCTTTCTTCTTCGGTAAGTATTTCCTATGTTAAACATTATCAGGATTTTGAAAATTGGGTGGAGCAATATTTTACTAAAGAAAAATCGATTGCTTTTTATGCTTCATTAATGAATATTTCTTCCAAACATCTTAATCGTATTGTTCAGACGGTGGTGCAGAAAACGGCAACAGATGTAATTACCGAGAGAACAATTTTGGAAGCCAAAAGAATGCTGATGTACCTGGATGAAGGTTTGGTAGAAATTGCTTTCCGGCTAGGTTATGAAGAGTATTCCTATTTTGTGAGAGTATTCCGAAAGACCTCCGGAATGACTCCCACACAATTTATTAAAAAATACAAGGTTTAA
- the ccoG gene encoding cytochrome c oxidase accessory protein CcoG, whose product MNIQSDNLQPTETIYEDFRNSVGTMEQSGKRKWVFPRKPKGKYTNYRNYLSYLLLALFFGLPFIKINNNPFFLFNVIDRKFFIFGQPFYLQDFFILALGAVTSVIFVMLFTVVFGRIFCGWFCPQTIFMESVFRKIEYWIEGDRNKQMKLDRQEWDAEKIRKRITKWSVFALTSVIITNFMFMYIVGYEEVFKIITEGPIDHSLKFLGMMGFATAFYFTFAWLREQVCTLVCPYGRLQGVLIDKQTINVYYDFKRGENRSKWRNNEDRKAVGKGDCIDCHQCVVVCPTGIDIRNGQQLECVNCTACIDACDEVMEKVGLPKGLIRYATEAEIENQEKFRFTSRMKATAAFLCLLIGFLGFLMYDRGTMEAKFIKPAGSTFFIRNGKITNSFIYTLLNKTNEKKTLTLKVISPKNGEIDFFGSSTIILKGDQILKGNINITFPEKDIKFSKQNMTIGVFDEKGEMVDSFDTIFEGPFKLLL is encoded by the coding sequence GTAGGAACTATGGAGCAATCCGGAAAAAGAAAATGGGTCTTTCCAAGAAAGCCAAAAGGAAAATATACAAATTATAGAAACTATTTAAGTTACCTCTTACTCGCTCTATTTTTCGGATTGCCGTTTATTAAAATCAATAACAATCCTTTTTTCTTGTTCAATGTCATAGACAGAAAGTTTTTCATTTTTGGACAGCCTTTTTATCTTCAGGATTTTTTCATTCTGGCTTTAGGCGCTGTAACTTCTGTAATTTTCGTGATGCTGTTCACTGTCGTTTTTGGTAGAATTTTCTGCGGTTGGTTCTGTCCGCAGACCATCTTTATGGAAAGCGTTTTCAGAAAAATAGAATATTGGATCGAAGGAGACAGAAATAAACAGATGAAACTCGACCGGCAAGAATGGGATGCTGAAAAAATCAGAAAAAGAATTACAAAATGGTCTGTTTTTGCATTAACATCGGTCATCATCACCAATTTCATGTTTATGTACATTGTAGGATATGAAGAAGTTTTTAAAATAATCACAGAGGGACCTATAGATCATTCTTTGAAGTTCTTGGGAATGATGGGTTTTGCCACAGCTTTTTATTTTACTTTTGCCTGGCTGCGTGAGCAGGTATGTACACTCGTTTGTCCTTATGGAAGGCTTCAGGGAGTTTTAATTGATAAACAAACCATTAATGTTTATTATGATTTTAAAAGAGGAGAAAATCGTTCAAAATGGAGAAATAATGAAGACCGAAAAGCTGTAGGAAAAGGCGACTGCATCGATTGTCACCAATGTGTGGTGGTTTGTCCTACCGGAATTGATATCAGAAACGGACAGCAACTGGAATGCGTAAACTGTACCGCATGTATCGATGCCTGTGATGAGGTTATGGAAAAGGTAGGACTTCCAAAAGGTTTGATCCGTTATGCCACAGAAGCCGAAATTGAGAATCAGGAAAAATTCAGATTTACATCCAGGATGAAAGCTACCGCAGCATTTCTCTGCTTGCTGATTGGGTTTTTAGGTTTTCTAATGTACGACAGAGGCACAATGGAAGCAAAATTTATTAAACCTGCAGGATCTACCTTTTTCATCAGGAATGGAAAAATCACCAATTCTTTTATTTACACTTTATTAAATAAGACAAATGAGAAAAAGACATTGACTCTTAAAGTAATCTCTCCTAAAAATGGAGAAATAGATTTTTTCGGTTCAAGTACGATTATTTTAAAAGGAGATCAGATTTTAAAAGGAAATATCAATATCACCTTTCCTGAAAAAGACATCAAATTTTCAAAACAAAATATGACCATCGGAGTTTTTGATGAAAAGGGCGAAATGGTAGATTCTTTTGACACCATATTTGAAGGGCCTTTCAAACTTTTACTGTAG